The following is a genomic window from Terriglobia bacterium.
CTCCATAATTTTTGCCCCCGCCGGTGAACTGGTGCCTCCCGCGCTGCAAGCCTTGCGCAAGGGCGGCACGCTGGTGCTGGGTGGAATCCACATGAGCCCGGTGCCAAGTTTTCCCTACCAGCTTATCTATCAGGAACGGTCCATCCGCAGCGTGGCCAACAATACCCGCAGTGACGGCCACGACTTTCTGCGCCTGGCGCCGGAGATTCCCATTCACACGGAGACCCAGGTCTTCCCGCTGGAAGCAGCCAACCAGGCGTTGAACGCACTCAAGCACGACGGCATTCGCGGCGCCGCGGTACTTCAAATCTAGTTTTACCGGTAGTCGATAGTTTGAGTTTTCTCACACATCGGTCAATTGGCCACGCTTGTCTCCTAGGTCCTGCACAAAACTATCTGCCTGATCCACGCTGCAAAAAGCGGAAGCCGTTGGTTTCTCTGGTGACGCGCGTCACAGCGCTCTTGGGCAATTTAAGAGGACGATTGCATGTGGGGTGCTAGGAGTAAATCCATGAAGCCGCTCAAGCCCAACGGTTATGTGCTGATATTGTTCGCTGCAATCGTAACAGGCATTTTTCTGGTTGGCGCCGCCCGCCCAAATTTTGACGACCCAGTCAAATCGGCCGCCGACAAGAAAATCGAGAAGCTAATTCCCTCGCTCAACGGCGCGGATTTATACCGCTATCATTGCGCTACTTGCCACGGAGTGGACGGCAGGGGCCACGGCCCAGTGGTTCCGGCCCTGAGCGTGAAAGTTCCTGACCTCACCACCATTGCGAAACGCAACCACGGCGAGTTCCCTGCCGACCGAATCCGCAACATCATTTCCGGCGATGAGGTTTTCTTCGCGCATGGCTCTCGCGACATGCCCATCTGGGGCCCAATTTTCCACCAGATTGAGAATGATCGCGACTACGGCAACATCAGGCTGCAGAACGTCACCGAACATTTGCGGTCTATCCAGCAAAAGTAGCGCCGTCGCGTGGCACAATGAAGGGCGTGAATCCCCCAGGAGATCAGCAACCTCTCATGCCCGCAGCTTCTTCCTCTGCGGCGGACGAACTCGCCCGCATGGTGACCGCCGCGCACGCGAGAATCCGTTCTTCTGTTCTGGAGACGCCCGCTGAACTGGTTTCCGATCTGTTTCCGGGAAAGCTCGCCCATGTCTATTTCAAACGTGAAGACCTGCAGGACACCGGCTCGTTCAAACTTCGCGGCGCGACCAACAAAATTCTCTCGCTAACCGCGCAGCAGTCAGCCCGCGGGGTGATCGCCGCTTCCAACGGCAACCATGGGTTGGGCGTGGCCGCGGCTGCCAGGCGCGCGGGCGTCACGGCTGAAGTCTACGTCTCCGCGCAAGTCTCGCCGGCCAAGGCCCAGCGCATTGAGCAACTCGGCGCGACCATTCAACGTGCTGGATCGAATCCGCTCGACGCCGAACTCGCCGCACGCGCGGCCGCGGAGCAATCCGGTAAAGTCTTTATCTCACCGTATAACGACCTGGAAGTCATGGCCGGCCAGGGCACGATTGCCGTGGAACTGTTGAACCAGGTGCCCGACATGGACGCAATCTTTGTCGCCGTGGGCGGAGGCGGATTGATTGGCGGCATCGGAGCTTTTCTGAAGCACGCATCGCCGAAGATCGAAGTCGTGGGCTGCTGGCCGCAGAATTCGCGCGTGCTCTACGAGTCCATCAAGGCCGGCCGAATCCTGGATGTCCCCGAAGACTACACTCTGTCTGAGAGTACGGCAGGCGGCTTGGAGCCGGGTTCGGTTACGCTCGGCGTCTGCCGCAAC
Proteins encoded in this region:
- a CDS encoding threonine/serine dehydratase, translated to MPAASSSAADELARMVTAAHARIRSSVLETPAELVSDLFPGKLAHVYFKREDLQDTGSFKLRGATNKILSLTAQQSARGVIAASNGNHGLGVAAAARRAGVTAEVYVSAQVSPAKAQRIEQLGATIQRAGSNPLDAELAARAAAEQSGKVFISPYNDLEVMAGQGTIAVELLNQVPDMDAIFVAVGGGGLIGGIGAFLKHASPKIEVVGCWPQNSRVLYESIKAGRILDVPEDYTLSESTAGGLEPGSVTLGVCRNVIDRSVLVSEDEILATIRRVRDAQGWIMEGAAAVAVAAFEKEAGRYAGKTVVVVICGGNVSPEVAKKIG
- a CDS encoding cytochrome c, whose product is MKPLKPNGYVLILFAAIVTGIFLVGAARPNFDDPVKSAADKKIEKLIPSLNGADLYRYHCATCHGVDGRGHGPVVPALSVKVPDLTTIAKRNHGEFPADRIRNIISGDEVFFAHGSRDMPIWGPIFHQIENDRDYGNIRLQNVTEHLRSIQQK